TTAAATAAACATAATTAGTATGTAAAGAACTATCGACTACTTCGTTCGCTTTTTTCTCTATTAACGCAATAGTTTGATTTAAGGTGTTTAAATTATTTTGTAAAAATTCGTGATTAAAAAACTTAAAAGCAGCACTTTCATCTCTAAGCAACTCTAATAAATGAACAATGTATTCTTTTGCTTTTCTAGAATCTAGCTTACCTACGTTTGCACTTCTAAGAAAATAAGTGCCCTTGTAAACTTCATCAACATTTTCAGCTTCCAGTTTATAAGTTTTTCCGTTAGCATTTTCAATAGATTTTACATCGAAAAAAGGGTCTTCTGAAAGAATGGGAATTATATCTATAAAATCCTTCATTTTATAACTAATATTATTCCATTTTCTATTTAAAACAGGAAATGCATTTATGGAACAATACAGCTGTTCTAAGGCTTTTGATGATATAATACTAGAAAACTCAACTTTTAACCACAACAAATCGCTTCCTAAAAAAGCATCATTTTTAGGGTTTTTAAAGTTTTGTAATTCTGGATAATCAGGAAAATCTTCTACTTTATTTGGTAGTTTTAATGTTACAAAATGCTTTTGATAGTATTTATTAATTTCTCCACAAAGCGTACTTGCTTTGCTTGTATTTCCATCTAAAATATTTTCGAGCGTAATTCTATCTAATTCTTCACTATTATAGTAACCATCAATGGTATTTATTTTTTGATCACCAAGATACCATGTGGCATTACTTAAATGATGATAAAAAAGATCTTTGTTAGCCACGCCCATGTACTCAAAGTAAAATGAGACATCATTAAGATCTAAGTTTTTATGCTCACTTTCTAAACCAATATAAAGCGTGCCCGCTTCTAAATCAAATTCGTTTCCCAACATTTGAGCTAGGTCTTTCGATTTTTTATCAGAAAACGTAAAAAGTTTATTACCCGTTACAATGTGTTTTACTCTAGCATCTAAAAGCTTTGTATTTTGTGTGGGTGTAAAAAAGATATCTTTATACCCTTGAGCCAGTCTCTGTGAAGTCGTTTTTTTTTTATAATATAATTGATGCTCCGCAGTAATTATTGTTTTCGGCTCTAAAGATTCGCAATAAGCAATAGTATGCGCAGGTTTTACATCAAATGTAGACAACGGCGTCATTAACTGAATAAGTCGCTCGGTAACTCTAATATGAGAATCACTAATATCACCAGAAAGCTTTTCTAGCTCTGATGCACATGCCGATAGTAATAAAGAGATTATAGGATCAAAAGAATCGGCAATTTCATTTGCAGGTATATTCCAAAGGCTTGCAGCCTTTTTCATCATCCGGTTCTTTATATCCTCCTTAGTGGTATAACTCATAATTTCAATAAGATAAAGGGGCTATATAAAAATGCTCTACATATTTAAAAGGTTCATTCGTTTTTTTAACGACACCTTTAACCATTACATATACAGATTTTTTAATTCTACTTTTCTCGCGTTTAATATTTATTTCTTCTTGTTCTATATTTACATCAAATTCTAAGTTAGAAAGTCTAGTTTCATGCTTTTTCAATGATTTTACTAGAGAATCAGAGACAATAACTCTAAGCTTATTATCAGACGATATATTATTAAAATCGACATCCCAAACGGCACATCCAAAAGATAAATCGAAATTACACTCACCAAAACGCGTGGTCATTATTAAATGAATATAATTAGCAACAGACTCCTCAATACTAGATTTCTCTACGGATCCATTATTAATTAACGCAGTGGCATTTAGTGGTAATTTATAATATTTATGTTGCATTATAAGCTTTGATTTTAATACTAGCTTTGCCTAAACGAGAGGGCGTAAAAGCTATTATCGTATATCTCAATATTTAAAACAGTAAATTATTAAAACATCATAAAAATGTGCTAAATAAGTATATTGAACAAAAAAAAGCCACCTTATGGTTTTTAGGCAGCTTCTTATATTTTCAAAAACTAAATATTATTGTTCTGCATAGTCAGTATCCCACTCGGTACCTTCATCTCCTTTTTGACCATCCATAGTAATTAAGAAGTTTTTTGCAGGGAAATACGGTTTTAACCGAATATCCACGTGTATTTTATCTTTTTGATCTCGGTCTTGTTCAAACCTTTTAATATCAAAGTTTTCAATTAACTTATCTGGACCAGTAACACCATCTAAAAACTTAACAATTTGTTTTAAAATTTCGTTTCTAGTTTTAGTATTAAAGTTTTCAAAAGCACGACGATTTAAAAAGTCCATTAAAACTTTAGATATGTAATCAAACACACGAACTACAGAGTATGTTTGCAGACCGATGTTATCGCCATTAAATAATGTTTTAGCAGAAAATGCCATAACCTTACCATATTCGTTAACCATAGGTACTAAACCTAAGCTTTCTAATGTAGCAATCTCACTCTTTTTTAAATCAAAGCGTACAGATTCTACTTCACTTAAACCACCATGTTTTTTACCTGCAGTTACCTGAGACATCAGTGTTTTATACATGCTACCAGCTAAAGCTCCAGATGGTGGAACAAAAACATCTTCTTCTTCTCCTAGTTCTGTTTCTTTATTTCTTCCTACCAACCAATTACATGTCATAATGGTATTAGATAGATAAGCATCTCCACTTGCTAAGTTTGCACTTTCAAAAAGCTCCATAACATCGTCCGGCTCATCTAAATGCGCAAAATCGGTAACCATAGTTACTTTATTGCTATGCGCCATTTTAGCCCATTTATCTACTACGGCTTTACTACCTAAATATCCAGGTAACACTAGTAAAGCGTAATTATCTCTTAAGTCTAAACGATCATAACTAGATACTATTTCTTCACGGATATAATCAAAAAATCTTGTATTATCAAGATCTGATAATTGATCCATCTCAGCATTTACAATAGTTGCATTCTTAATAGACGCTTCATCTGTATTTTTGTAAAACAACGCTACAGAACGATAAGATGCTTCTAGCTCTCTTGTTTCATCTAACGCTATTTTTAAGTTCTTTTTTAAGACCGCTTTAGAATGCTCTGCTTTTTCGTCTGTTTTTTCTATAATGTCAATAAGATCACCATCAGACTTTAGCGTTTCCGACCATAGTTTTAATACTTTAAGTAAATCACTACGTTCTTGTTTTTTATTATTTTCTGTTAAAAATATTTTACGCCTTGCTTTACGCTCAGGGTTTAAATTTTGAACATTATCAATTGCAGATTCTAAAAGATCAAACCCTCCGTATTTAGTTAACGCATTGGATTTTTCTTGAATTTGTTGCGAATAAGATTTTTCTTGTAAGCTTTGCTGACTATTTTCTGTATTTGCCATATCTTAATTATATCTTTATTTAGCGGTACTTAACTCCTCAATTAGCATTTCTAAAGTAGAAACTAATGCTTGTTTTGATTCTTCATCTTGTAACGCCTGCTTAAGAACTTTATTCGTTTTAAGTTGCTTAATTATTTTTTTGTATTGCTCGCTTTCAATTTCAAGGCCTTTTAAAAAATCACTACCTTCAGTAATTCCTCTTTTCCCGAAATCTCCTAGATTATTAAATTTAGTAGCTTCGTTAATCGTACCACCTTCTTTATCTTCGTATGCAATATTAAGCTCTGGAGAAAAGTGTTCAAAAACATCTTCAACCGTTCTTAATCCTTCTACTGCTTCTGGTTTTATAGGAGTGTTTGGAGTAAGCTTACCCGCTATAAGTGTTCTGTTTTGAGGGATTTCATTTAATGCTTCACCAGCATCGACATCCGTTACATTACCACCAAGTCCAACTTTATTTGATGCCATAATATGTTTATATATATATTAAAAATTTAACTTTCACCCCGCTAATATAGCTAAGTTATTTTAAGAATAA
The window above is part of the Algibacter sp. L3A6 genome. Proteins encoded here:
- a CDS encoding DUF5458 family protein, which translates into the protein MANTENSQQSLQEKSYSQQIQEKSNALTKYGGFDLLESAIDNVQNLNPERKARRKIFLTENNKKQERSDLLKVLKLWSETLKSDGDLIDIIEKTDEKAEHSKAVLKKNLKIALDETRELEASYRSVALFYKNTDEASIKNATIVNAEMDQLSDLDNTRFFDYIREEIVSSYDRLDLRDNYALLVLPGYLGSKAVVDKWAKMAHSNKVTMVTDFAHLDEPDDVMELFESANLASGDAYLSNTIMTCNWLVGRNKETELGEEEDVFVPPSGALAGSMYKTLMSQVTAGKKHGGLSEVESVRFDLKKSEIATLESLGLVPMVNEYGKVMAFSAKTLFNGDNIGLQTYSVVRVFDYISKVLMDFLNRRAFENFNTKTRNEILKQIVKFLDGVTGPDKLIENFDIKRFEQDRDQKDKIHVDIRLKPYFPAKNFLITMDGQKGDEGTEWDTDYAEQ
- a CDS encoding type VI secretion system baseplate subunit TssF encodes the protein MSYTTKEDIKNRMMKKAASLWNIPANEIADSFDPIISLLLSACASELEKLSGDISDSHIRVTERLIQLMTPLSTFDVKPAHTIAYCESLEPKTIITAEHQLYYKKKTTSQRLAQGYKDIFFTPTQNTKLLDARVKHIVTGNKLFTFSDKKSKDLAQMLGNEFDLEAGTLYIGLESEHKNLDLNDVSFYFEYMGVANKDLFYHHLSNATWYLGDQKINTIDGYYNSEELDRITLENILDGNTSKASTLCGEINKYYQKHFVTLKLPNKVEDFPDYPELQNFKNPKNDAFLGSDLLWLKVEFSSIISSKALEQLYCSINAFPVLNRKWNNISYKMKDFIDIIPILSEDPFFDVKSIENANGKTYKLEAENVDEVYKGTYFLRSANVGKLDSRKAKEYIVHLLELLRDESAAFKFFNHEFLQNNLNTLNQTIALIEKKANEVVDSSLHTNYVYLNPFTSSENINVTYWTTNGEEANHIKARKSLEIYKGPNLKTKSSYFLRPVFGGSNSLTMEQRIEAYRRVTLTKNRIVTEEDLKAVCYELYGKNIKHIEVKKGFMTDLSITKGILQCIEIILIPSENGNLKPYEWDYLNENLLSILKKQAVNIFPYKIVIKEL
- a CDS encoding GPW/gp25 family protein; the protein is MQHKYYKLPLNATALINNGSVEKSSIEESVANYIHLIMTTRFGECNFDLSFGCAVWDVDFNNISSDNKLRVIVSDSLVKSLKKHETRLSNLEFDVNIEQEEINIKREKSRIKKSVYVMVKGVVKKTNEPFKYVEHFYIAPLSY